The Flavobacterium faecale genomic sequence AACACTAGAGCGTTCGTACTTGTTGAAAATAAACGGAAAAATTGTAGAGCGTCCGCAACACATGTTGATGCGTGTATCGGTTGGGATTCACTTAGATGATTTGGATTCAGTATTGGAAACATATGACTTAATGTCTAAAAAATTCTTTACACATGCAACGCCTACATTGTTTAACTCTGGAACTCCAAAACCACAAATGTCTTCTTGTTTCCTTTTGGCAATGCAAGATGATAGTATTGACGGAATTTATGACACGTTGAAACAAACGGCAAAAATTTCGCAATCTGCTGGTGGAGTTGGGCTTTCTATTCACAACGTACGTGCTACAGGTTCGTACATCCGTGGAACAAACGGAACGTCAAATGGAATCGTACCAATGCTACGTGTCTTTAATGATACGGCTCGTTACGTAGATCAAGGTGGTGGAAAACGTAAAGGTAGTTTTGCGATTTACATCGAAACTTGGCATGCGGATATTTTTGATTTCTTGGACTTGAAAAAGAATACAGGAAAAGAAGAAATGCGTGCTAGAGATTTATTTTTCGCTATGTGGACTTCAGATTTATTCATGAAACGTGTACAAGAAAACGGAATTTGGACTTTGATGTGTCCTAACGAATGTCCGGGATTGTATGATGTATACGGAGAAGAATTTGAAGCTTTGTACGAAAGTTATGAGAAGGCAGGTAAAGGTAGAAAAACCATCAAAGCACATGAATTGTGGGAGAAAATTCTAGAATCGCAAATCGAAACTGGAACACCATATATGTTGTACAAAGATGCGGCTAACCGTAAATCAAACCAAAAGAACTTAGGTGTGATTCGTTCGTCAAACTTATGTACAGAGATCATGGAGTACACTTCTCCAGATGAGGTTGCAGTATGTAACTTGGCTTCATTATCATTGCCAATGTTTGTTGAGGACGGAAAATTTGATCATGAAACATTTTTTAATGTAACAAAACGTGTAACTCGTAACTTGAACAAAGTAATTGATAGAAACTACTATCCGGTAAAAGAAGCTGAAAATTCCAATATGCGCCACCGTCCAATTGGATTGGGAGTGCAAGGATTGGCAGATGCTTTCATCATGTTGCGTTTACCTTTTACATCTGATGAGGCTAAAAAGCTGAATCAAGAAATCTTTGAAACCATGTATTTTGCAGCAGTAACTGCTTCGATGGAAATGGCCAAAGAAGAAGGTCCTTATTCATCATTCAAAGGTTCGCCAATGTCTGAGGGTAGTTTCCAATTTAATTTATGGGGAATAAAAGACGAAGAGTTATCTGGTCGTTGGGACTGGGCATCTTTGCGTAAAGAAGTAGTAGAACATGGAGTGCGTAACTCATTATTGGTAGCGCCAATGCCTACTGCATCGACTTCTCAGATTTTAGGTAACAACGAAGCATTCGAACCATATACATCAAATGTGTACACGCGTCGTGTATTGTCTGGTGAGTTTATCGTGGTAAACAAACACTTATTGCATGATTTAGTGGATCGTGGATTGTGGAACGAAACATTGAAACAAGAATTAATGCGTAACAACGGATCGGTTCAAGATTTGGATATTCCGCAAGACTTGAAAGAATTGTACAAAACAGTTTGGGAAATGTCTATGAAAGATATTATTGATATGTCACGTCAACGTGGTTATTTTGTAGATCAATCGCAGTCATTGAACTTATTTATGCAAAACGCAAACTATTCAAAATTGACGTCAATGCATTTCTACGCTTGGCAATCAGGATTGAAAACAGGAATGTATTATTTGAGAACAAAAGCAGCAGTGGATGCAATCAAATTTACTTTGAACAACGATAAAAAAGAACAACCAATTGCTGAAGAGATTCAAACAGAAGCAATCAACATTGATGAATACAAAAAGATGATTCTGCAAGCGCAAGCTGACGGACCAGAAGATTGTGAAATGTGTGGTTCTTAATATTTCAAGAAATAGAATAAAAAAATAGCTATCCAATTAATTTTGGGTAGCTGTTTTTTTTTTGAGGTAATCGCTATCTTGAGTAATTATCGTAGAAGAACTGTCACTCATATAATAAAGTTGCTTTCATTCGGGTAAAATGACGCTTTGTATTTACGGCCTATTATCAAATGTAAAGTGCATCATTAAGAAGCAATTCTTTCAAAAGCAATGTAATTAATAAGTTCACCTTTTTTATTGAATTTTGGGTAGGCTTCGATCTTACATAGGTAAGTGCTACCATCTTTTTTGTAATTGATCAATACTTCTTTGAACGGTAAGTTGTTTTGAAGAGCGATTTTTATTTTTTCTCTACTTACTGTAGAAGTCAATTCGCCTTGGAACATTTTTGGTGTTTTACCAATTATTTCGTGTGCTTGATAACCATTCATTTGATGTATACCATTGCTTGCAAAAACAATTTGTTGCTTTGAGTTGGTGATCAAAATCTGTGTTTCTGCATTAGAAGCGATGGCACTGAAATCAACTTTGGCTTTCCAATGTTTTTGAATGGAAACAAATTTGTTGATTTCATTGGTATGGCTAGCAAAAAACTCCCAAGAAAGTAGGGGTAAATGTAGAATTCGTAAACTGTTGCTATATTTGACTAAAGCTTTATCATATTCAGGTGTCATGGTCAAACATTTAAAAATTAAATTTAAATCTTTTAAATAGTAGCATTGTAATTCAAATTTTTTTCTTTTTCGAAAAGTAATCAACTATTAAAAGTCAAATTTAGGTATTTAATAGAAATAAACTTAGTTCTCTTTTAAACTTTAACTTCCGTTTAAAGTTGCTATGTTTGAATTAAAGAAGTTTTAGTGGTTGATTATCAGCCTATTTTTGTGGTTGTGTTCTCAAAATTCAGGAAAGGCATATCCAAGCATAGGAAGAAGTTGTGAAACATAATTAGCAAAAAACAGTTAAGATTATTTGTTATTAATGGATAAATCAAGGCATATTCTGGGTAATATTAGACTGTTAAGACGTCTTCTTTAATCTTAAAATTGATGCTTCAATACCGCTACACTAGTGGCGAGTAGCGTTCTAATAATAAATTCAGAATTATGATGAAAAAGAATAGTACTTTTCTAATGTTGCTAATGGGAACTATGATGGTTTCTACCATTGGAGGTTGTCAATCGACCAAGAAATTGTCTAAGGTTACGCAAATTGGGATAGAGCAAAATTTAGTTCCTGCTATTTTTAAAGTTGCGGGTGTAGGATATCAAGGTCCAAGCCAAAAGGAAATTGATAAATTGCCGGTTTTCACCGTAAACCCAACAGAAAATGCGACCAAAATGATTAATAAAGCCATTCTTGAAGCGAGCAAATCAAAAAATGGAGGAAGAGTAGTTTTAAATCCAGGGAGGTACGTAGTCGATGGATTGGTTTTAAAATCAAATGTGCATATTCTTATGAGAGCAGGCGTTCTGCTTAGGGCTGATCAAGATGATGTGTCAAAACGAAATCAAGTCAAGCAAATCTTCGAAATTGGGACGGAGGAATCTCTGGAAAATGTTTCTATCATTGGAGAAGGAAAAGGAGATACGAGAGCAAGAATTAAATACGTTCGTGAAAATAGCGATCCTAAAAAAGGAGGTTCGAGAGCATTCTCAACAGGTAGAGTCCAAAATTTATTTATTCAGAATGTTGTAATTGATGACGATCAAACTCGCTTTTCTGGTGTGGCATTTACATTCAAAAAAGGAGATAATAGCAAAGACGGTTGCGCAACAAACGTAACGGTAGATAATGTTGAGCAAATCAATGCATTGTATGGTTACGGCTTGATTCAAGCCAACACGGGGTCCAATATGTTGCTTTCAAACCTTGTGTGTAGCGGTGGTGTAGCAGCGCGTATTGAAACGGATAACCGTGGACGCGAAGCTCAAATTAAGGTTGGGGTTGATAATATTCGAATAGAAAATGTGACGAGTGTCAAAGGGAAATGTGCGGTATATTTCAAACCTCACAATTTAGTTAGCGGTACTGTGACCGTGGATGGAGCACATTCCATAGGTTCGCAACTTTGTATCGAAATTAGAGATGGCCGAGAGGGTGGACGCTTCGCAGCTGATTCATGGATTAAGAATGTTACAGCTGTGTACACGCTGGATGCGCCCGTACATTTTTCTGGAAAAAGTAGTATTCCAAATTGTTTACTGTCTTATTTTAAAGACGATATAAAGGTAGATGCAGAAAACAAGGGTGTTCGACAAGGGCCTTCAATTGCGGTAATTGGTGACTATGTGGGGCAAATTAAAATTGACAAAGCTTCCGTTTCAGCTTCTGTACCTGCACATACAGAACTAGCGAATACAGTTGCTGCAAGAGTATTAATTGTTACAAAAGACGCTTATCGAGGCAAAGATGCAGATAAGCAGTGCGGAGAAAAAGCATATTAGTCTAGTATGAAGCGACGACTATAAAATTCCCTTTCTACATGCGTTTAGAAGGTTTTTTTTTAAAAGTAGAGTATAAATGCAAAAGTGAATAAGCAGCAAATTTGCTTCAAATTGTCTGTAATTTTTTTTGGGATTTATTCTATTCTAAAAATATGATTGCAGATCCAGCATGGGACAGATAGTATTCACATTCTACATAAAGGCAAACCTTTATTGTGTTTTTTTAATGTAGGTGGAGTTGTTTTCGAAATCAATATTACCTAAGATCTATCTAGTCCAAGATTGCAATTTCATAATTCTATACCAAAACAGTATAAAATTGAAGGCTAATCGGTTGTATATCTTTACCATAGTAAAAGATAGGATTATGAAAGCAATTGAATCTATAAAAATAATAATCGAAAATGGTCTGCATTTATTTTATGCAACATGTACCAATGACTTAATCGTGAATTCAAAACAAAGCAGTAATCTTGAAATATTTGTACTGGCGATGTGTATCGAAAGCAACCGAATGTTTCTATCGAATACTACTTTAGCGAAGAGTTTCGAAAAGCATATTATACAAAATAGTCATTCAATTTGGCAGTCTATCAAATTGGTTTACTTTTTTATCTTTATCGAAAGTGATCTAACAAAAAACTATGAGGTAGTTACCAATGACACTTTCGAAACAGAAAGTGCTACGCAAATTGATTACTCTTTTTTAAGACCCAATTAATTTTTTCGTTCACCAATTTGTTGTCTCCACATGGCGTAGTACAAACCTTTTTCGTCTAGCAAATCTTGGTGTTTTCCTTGCTCTATAATTTTTCCTTGTTCCAATACTACAATGGTATCAGCATGCATGATTGTTGACAATCGGTGTGCAATTAATACGGTAATTTGATCTTGTTTAGACGAAATACTTCTAATGGTTTTAGTGATTTCTTCTTCGGTAATCGAATCCAAAGCTGATGTTGCTTCGTCAAATAATAGTAAGTGTGGATTTCGTAACAAAGCTCTTGCAATAGACAAACGCTGTTTTTCTCCTCCAGATACTTTTATTCCGCTTTCACCAATTGTGGTATAAATGCCATTTTCTGCTCGATCCAATAAGTTTTGACAAGCGGCTTTTTTAAGCACGTCATTAATTTCGTCGTCAGTAGCATCTGGTTTTACAAATAATAAATTGTCTTTAATAGTTCCCGAAAACAACTGTGCATCTTGGGTAACAAAACCTAGTTGTTGTCTGATTTCGTTTAAATCTATTTCGTTTGCATTTTTATTATTGTAAAAAATGGCACCATCGGCGGGTTTGTATAGTCCAACAAGCATTTTGACCAAGGTCGTTTTTCCGCTACCAGACGGTCCTACAAAAGCAATGGTTTCTCCTGCTTTGGCTTCAAACGAAATGTCCTTCACGGCATAACTGTTGGCGCTTTGGTGTTTGAACGAAACGTTCTTAAAACTCAAATGGTTGATGGTTCCAATCGTTTTTGGATTTGCGGGAGTTTCTTCAATCCTGGAATTCATCAACGTTCCAAAATTGTCCATAGACGCTTTTGTTTCGTTAAAAGTAGTGATCACATTTCCAAGTTCTTGCAAAGGATTAAATAGAAAGAAAGAGAAAAACATCAAAGTGATTAGATCTCCAGGTTTGATAATATCTTGAAATATAAACATGTAAAGCCCAAATACAAGTGCAGTTCTCATGAAGTGAACCGTAGTTCCTTGTATAAAACTTAGTGAGCGAATGTAACGGACTTTTTTGAGCTCTAATCCTAAGATTTTGACGGTCGTATCATTTAATCGGTTGACTTCTTGATTGGTTAATCCCAAACTTTTTACTAGTTCTATATTACGTAGGGATTCTGTTGTAGCTCCTGCGAGAGAGGTGGTTTCGCTTAAAATTTCTTTAGATATTTTTTTAATTTTCTTACCTAAAAAAGAACTGATTACAGCAATTACAGGAACAGTTGATAAAAATATAGGCCCAAGTAACCAGTGGATGTTAATGGCATACACGACCACAAAAAGGATTCCGATTACCGATTGAAAAACAAGGGAAACAGAAAGGGTGATGAATTTTTCGCAATCAATTTTTACTTTTTGTAACCTCCCCAAAGTTTCTCCGCTTCGTTGGTCTTCAAAATCTTGAAAGGGTAGTTGAAGCGCTTTTTGAATTCCGTCTGTGTACATCTGTGCACCGGTGCGTTGTATGATGATGTTGGTAAAATAGTCTTGAAAGTTTTTTGCAATTCTAGAGACCATTGCGGCACCAAGTGAGAGCGCAAGCCAGCCCAAAACGGCTTTTGTGAAACTCATTTGGTCGTGTTTAAAGTTGGCTACTCCAACACCACATTCGTTCAATAGCTTACCAATAATGATAGAGTCAAACAGGGAAAAACATTGATTTATAGCTGCTAAAAATAAGGCGATGTATAATAATTTTTTGTTGGCTGTGAGGTAAGTATATAAAATCTTCATAATTGCTTGTGTTGGAGTCTATTATTTCTGCTTTTATTTGATGCAGAAAATTGACTAGCGCAAATTTAGAATATAAATATCGAAATAAATCGATATGTTTGAAATTTATTTTTATCTTTGCTGTATGAATATGGAATTAAGTAGTAAACAAGTTGAAAAAATATCCAAAGCCTTGGGTGACTCTTATCGTTTGCAAATAATGAAAATTATTGGTCAAAGTGAAGTAGCTGCACAATGTTGTGATGTTTCGTCTCAGTTTAATCTAGCACAATCAACTATGTCACATCATTTTAAGCAATTAATTGATGCCGACTTATTGATCGCTGATAAGGAAGGACGAAATTTGAAATTTACCGTTAACAAAAGTATTTGTGCGGCTTACGCGAAATATGTTGGTGATTTGAGTGTATAATTTTTTTTTAAATTAAAAACATCGAAAAACTTAGATATTTAAATATTTAAAACAATTAAAAAGAAAGAAGATGATTAAAATATTCGATACAAAATGTACCTTTGGCGCTATTTTTGGTTTTCAAAATGAAGAGAACGCTACCGATGCTACAGATAACAAAGTAGTGTCTAAGCAAAAATCACTGAGTCAATTGGCGTACAAAGCGAGACTAAAATCTGGCTTAGTAACAGTTGATGGAACTACCGAGCCATTTGTGTTTTTTGGTGACGAGTGGTCGCTATAGTATTGATATGTTGTAATATAGCGCTATAATTATCGTTAGGTAATACAAAGCGCATTCAATTATTTAATTTTATACCGAAACAAAATGACCACAAACCTTACTAATTATTTATTCTCAACCAATATCGATTCTGTTTACCAAGAGTTTTGGGTGACTTATGAGTTGATGAATCGCAGTCCAAATGCTATTTTAAATTTCAAAACCGAGCAGAACAATCATTTGATGTCTATCGAAAATTCTAGTATATCATTGTCTGAGCTACAATTGATTTTTATGGAGCATCAAATTAAATACAACCATATTCAATCTTAACGACTGATCTAAGTTAGGTGAAAGTTAGATGGTATAAAGTAACTTGTAAACAATGTTTACAGGTTTTTTTGTTTTAAAAATACAGTGACTATGGCTTATTTTTCAAAGTACTTCCTCAAATAAGAGTACTTCATAACATAAATGGCAGATTCATTTTCGAATACAATACTACTAAAGAGCCGAAAACGGATTTTGACCGTTATTGATTTCTTCAATACTTTGGCCTGTTTTAATGTTTTCCAATGTCAAATTAATAAGTCCTTTGTGGGTAGAGGCAATTTTAAGCGAATTGTTATAGGTATTCCAATCTTCCCAAGTTGTTTCAATTCCGCCTACAGGGATAATGCTTACCCACATGCGCCAGGCTGTAGGGACAAAATTTGCATCGACCAACCAAACGTAAGAATCACCAGGAGTGCTACCGCCAGAGGAATATGTAACCATCAAGGCTTTTTGATTGTCTTGGAGCACAATGCTTCGGGTCGTACCAGGATCTCTTAACTTGAAAGGCGCAATAAGCCAAAAAGAATCATTGTTGAAATAATCATTTGCTTTACTAATAAGTTCCGTTTTTTCTTCTCCTATTATTTCGATATCATTTTCAAACGCAATTCCTTCAAGGGTTGCAGTGTTAAAGACAGCTTTTTTGTCATTCCATTCCACTTGTACCAAATGCTGTTTTTTGTCCCAAAGATATTTATGATCTCCCGCAAATTCAAAAGTCACGGCAGCGGTGCTGTCCCAAGCTTTTTGATTGATGGCGGTTTGTATTTTATCAGTAAAAAGTTCTGCTTCTTGACCAGCGACTCCTTTTGGTAATGGTTTCGAAATAAAGTAGCCATACCCAATGGTACAAAGAATAACAATCAATAGGACTAAGCCCAGTATCTTACCAATTTTTTTCATTATTTTTAGTTTTATCATATTCAAATACTGTACAAATTTAAGTAAATACGAGCAGTAATCACTAGTTATTTTATACAAGAAAGGGTTTTGCTTTTTACGGCAAAACCCTTTCAGAATCAAATTAAATATATAAGTAATCGTGGTATTTATTATTGGATTTTAGACCATTTAGTGTCAATGGTTTTCAAATAAGTAGCTTCGTCTTTGTTCCAGATATCCAAAGTGTTTACTTGGCTTCCGTTAAAATCGCCGTTAAAAAACAAATATAGTTTGTTATCTACTACTTTAAAAGTTTCTGGATTCATTGAAAATTTAGAATCTTTTGCAGCTACACCCCAAGCACAGTATCCAGCACATGCAGGTAAGTATTTTTCAGGATTTGCTTTGAACGCTTTAGCATTTGCTTTCGAAACAAAACGGTATTCTGTTGCTCCAATTTTTTCTACAATTGCTTTGTTTCCTTTTACGGCTTTGTTCACAGTGTGGTATGCCACAACATCATAGCCACCAAGTGCCAATCCGTCTTTGTCGATTGGATCAATTTGAGCCAATGCTGCGTTTGAGAATAAGGAGATGAATGCTACTACTAATGCGATTTTTAAATTTTTCATAATATTTATTTTTTGAAGTTGATTTTTGAAGTTTAAATTTGAAATTTGATTATTTTTAGGCTGTAACAGCTAACTCATTTGTTGCTTGAATGGGTTGAATGTCCCAATTCCCTTCGATCATGCGGTGTACATAACAAGCATCGGCTTGCTTAATCAATTCTGCTTTTTGTTCTTCGCTTAGGTCACCTTCGATTTTGATTTTTCCGGTCACGGTTGTGGACAAAGAGCCATCGGTTCCGCGTTTTACGTTCAGTTCAAATTCACCATCTACATCATCGATGGTCCAATTGTTTTTGCGGGCAATGTAGCGTACGGTTGCTACTTTGCACATTGCCAAACTTGATAAAATCAGATCTTCTGGAGAGAAACCAAGATCAGTTCCTTTGCTCGTCAAAGGTTCGTCACCAGTGATTGAATGCCTTCCGGTTGTGATAAAAGATTGGTAGCCTGTTGGTAAATTCTTGATGTTTATTTTCTTGCCCATTTTCTTAGTTTTTAATAATGTTGTTTAAATGACTTGCTAGAACCGATTTGCTGTGCAATCCGTTTTGTGTCCCTACAATTTCTCCATTTTTAAAGTAAAATAAGGCTGGAATACTGCGTACTTTAAATTGCGCTGCCAACTCAGGATTGGTGTCTACATTGATTTTTGAAATCACTGCTTTGCCTTCAAAATCATTTGACAATTCCTCTAGGGCTGGGTGCAAAGCCTTACAAGGCCCACACCAGTCTGCAAAAAAGTCAACGAGTACGACTTGATTTTCAGTAATAGTTTTTTCGAAATTGGTTTTATCTAAATGTTGTATCATCTTTTCTTAATTTTAAAATTGAAGTATTAATTACAGTTTTGGTGCTATTGGAAAATCAATTGCAAAGCCAGCAAGGTTATGAATGTAGTTGCTAATTACTTTGTCACCCACTACGATTACTACATCGATCATGTTTTCTTCTGTGTAACCTGCGTCAAAAAACGCTGTTTTTACTTCTGCAGTTGCTTTCCCTCTGTTTTCAACCACTGACGCTGTAAATTTCACCAAGGCATCTAATTTTGTATCAAAGGTTGCCGATCCTTTACGTAGTTCAAGCACTTGCTCATCTGTAAAACCATTCATTTTACCTAGCACTGTGTGTGCCGATTGGCAATATTCACAACCATTAATTTGGCTCGTGATCAAGTTGACTACTTCTCTCTCTTTAGCTTTCAAGCTACTTTTTCTGTTTTGCAAAGTCAGGTAATCTCCCAGTGCCGTTTCGCTTTTGGCGTAGTAAGCGTATAAATTAGGAACAAACCCTAATCCTTTTTGTAGGTTGTCAAAAATTGCTTGATTGTTTGCAGATACTTCTTCTCTTGTTGGTACGTTAAATGTTGACATAATGTTTTATTTTTTATTGAATTAATAATTATATAAATAGATTGTTTTCGTCGCAGTAATAATCAGACAGTCCCACTGTGTCACAAAAATGAGCTTGATCTACAGCAATTAATTGCGGTTGTACTTCAGTTGGATTAGCCGTAAAAAATGTTTTGATACTTGCTATAATGTGATGGATTGTTTTCATATTATTTGTTGTTTCTAATTGTTGGTACAAAGGTGCGACGAAAGTAGACCTAGAAGTTAGGTCACATTTCCCGACGAGTTGCCCATTCTTCCTTTTGAGGTGTTTTTGTGAAGTTTTTGCCATTATTTGGGCTCCCGATAGCTATCGGGACTTCGTAATCCCGACGCTTCGGGACGGGTCAGGCTATCACTCCAATCTTTTTTGGGGCGGAAAAAGCCCCAAAAAAGGATTTCCTCCCGAAGCTTCGGGGCTATCCTTCACGCAAAACCCGTTAAGGATAAATATGTGTAGTAAGAGAGAAAGTAGAAAAGAAATAAAAGAGCATCTGCGTAAATCTTTTGAAATCTGCGTGCCAATAGATGGCTAGTTTTGCGTGCTATATTTGCAGTAGTTTACGTGAGCAACTTTGCTGAGACACTTTCAGCGAGACAAACTTTGTGTTGAGAAAGTTGATGAAATCTGTTTTCATCCACTCATTCGCGATAGCGAATCCGTTTTATGTCTGTACTATATAAAAAATCTATTTTTATCCGCGTTTTGCGATAGCGAATCTGTTTAATCCGCGTCCTAAAATCTGCTTTACGCCTTACACGTGTGAATAACTTTGCTGAGGCGCATTCAGCGAGACACATTATATATTGAAGGGAATTTGAGGAAATATTTTATTATCTGAGTCTTATTATTTTCTTCTCTCGGCGAAGAACCTTTTCATTAAGTCGGCAGCTTCGTCGGCAAGAATGCCTCGAACAACAGTAGTTTTAGGATGCAACTGTCCGCCCATTTTC encodes the following:
- a CDS encoding ribonucleoside-diphosphate reductase subunit alpha, which produces MYVIKRDGRKEPVMFDKITDRIKKLCYGLNDLVDAVKVAMRVIEGLYDGVSTSELDNLAAETAASMTIAHPDYAQLAARIAISNLHSNTNKSFSETMDEMYHYVNPRNGQKAPLLSDEVHEVIQANAEFLNSHIIYNRDFNYDYFGFKTLERSYLLKINGKIVERPQHMLMRVSVGIHLDDLDSVLETYDLMSKKFFTHATPTLFNSGTPKPQMSSCFLLAMQDDSIDGIYDTLKQTAKISQSAGGVGLSIHNVRATGSYIRGTNGTSNGIVPMLRVFNDTARYVDQGGGKRKGSFAIYIETWHADIFDFLDLKKNTGKEEMRARDLFFAMWTSDLFMKRVQENGIWTLMCPNECPGLYDVYGEEFEALYESYEKAGKGRKTIKAHELWEKILESQIETGTPYMLYKDAANRKSNQKNLGVIRSSNLCTEIMEYTSPDEVAVCNLASLSLPMFVEDGKFDHETFFNVTKRVTRNLNKVIDRNYYPVKEAENSNMRHRPIGLGVQGLADAFIMLRLPFTSDEAKKLNQEIFETMYFAAVTASMEMAKEEGPYSSFKGSPMSEGSFQFNLWGIKDEELSGRWDWASLRKEVVEHGVRNSLLVAPMPTASTSQILGNNEAFEPYTSNVYTRRVLSGEFIVVNKHLLHDLVDRGLWNETLKQELMRNNGSVQDLDIPQDLKELYKTVWEMSMKDIIDMSRQRGYFVDQSQSLNLFMQNANYSKLTSMHFYAWQSGLKTGMYYLRTKAAVDAIKFTLNNDKKEQPIAEEIQTEAINIDEYKKMILQAQADGPEDCEMCGS
- a CDS encoding PAS domain-containing protein; this translates as MTPEYDKALVKYSNSLRILHLPLLSWEFFASHTNEINKFVSIQKHWKAKVDFSAIASNAETQILITNSKQQIVFASNGIHQMNGYQAHEIIGKTPKMFQGELTSTVSREKIKIALQNNLPFKEVLINYKKDGSTYLCKIEAYPKFNKKGELINYIAFERIAS
- a CDS encoding ABC transporter ATP-binding protein yields the protein MKILYTYLTANKKLLYIALFLAAINQCFSLFDSIIIGKLLNECGVGVANFKHDQMSFTKAVLGWLALSLGAAMVSRIAKNFQDYFTNIIIQRTGAQMYTDGIQKALQLPFQDFEDQRSGETLGRLQKVKIDCEKFITLSVSLVFQSVIGILFVVVYAINIHWLLGPIFLSTVPVIAVISSFLGKKIKKISKEILSETTSLAGATTESLRNIELVKSLGLTNQEVNRLNDTTVKILGLELKKVRYIRSLSFIQGTTVHFMRTALVFGLYMFIFQDIIKPGDLITLMFFSFFLFNPLQELGNVITTFNETKASMDNFGTLMNSRIEETPANPKTIGTINHLSFKNVSFKHQSANSYAVKDISFEAKAGETIAFVGPSGSGKTTLVKMLVGLYKPADGAIFYNNKNANEIDLNEIRQQLGFVTQDAQLFSGTIKDNLLFVKPDATDDEINDVLKKAACQNLLDRAENGIYTTIGESGIKVSGGEKQRLSIARALLRNPHLLLFDEATSALDSITEEEITKTIRSISSKQDQITVLIAHRLSTIMHADTIVVLEQGKIIEQGKHQDLLDEKGLYYAMWRQQIGERKN
- a CDS encoding ArsR/SmtB family transcription factor — encoded protein: MNMELSSKQVEKISKALGDSYRLQIMKIIGQSEVAAQCCDVSSQFNLAQSTMSHHFKQLIDADLLIADKEGRNLKFTVNKSICAAYAKYVGDLSV
- a CDS encoding YHS domain-containing (seleno)protein; the protein is MKNLKIALVVAFISLFSNAALAQIDPIDKDGLALGGYDVVAYHTVNKAVKGNKAIVEKIGATEYRFVSKANAKAFKANPEKYLPACAGYCAWGVAAKDSKFSMNPETFKVVDNKLYLFFNGDFNGSQVNTLDIWNKDEATYLKTIDTKWSKIQ
- a CDS encoding OsmC family protein; its protein translation is MGKKINIKNLPTGYQSFITTGRHSITGDEPLTSKGTDLGFSPEDLILSSLAMCKVATVRYIARKNNWTIDDVDGEFELNVKRGTDGSLSTTVTGKIKIEGDLSEEQKAELIKQADACYVHRMIEGNWDIQPIQATNELAVTA
- the trxA gene encoding thioredoxin encodes the protein MIQHLDKTNFEKTITENQVVLVDFFADWCGPCKALHPALEELSNDFEGKAVISKINVDTNPELAAQFKVRSIPALFYFKNGEIVGTQNGLHSKSVLASHLNNIIKN
- a CDS encoding carboxymuconolactone decarboxylase family protein, translating into MSTFNVPTREEVSANNQAIFDNLQKGLGFVPNLYAYYAKSETALGDYLTLQNRKSSLKAKEREVVNLITSQINGCEYCQSAHTVLGKMNGFTDEQVLELRKGSATFDTKLDALVKFTASVVENRGKATAEVKTAFFDAGYTEENMIDVVIVVGDKVISNYIHNLAGFAIDFPIAPKL